The following are from one region of the Dreissena polymorpha isolate Duluth1 chromosome 2, UMN_Dpol_1.0, whole genome shotgun sequence genome:
- the LOC127869904 gene encoding zinc finger MYM-type protein 1-like, producing MAIHIIHKVASNIKTNEFYTIIADEKTDKSNREQVVLVFRHVDEDLNVHEDFVGFHQVHSIDATTMTSVIEDTLLRMNLSLSQFRGQCYDGASNMTGAKRGVATNILAKEEQAVFKHCYGHELNLAVGDCVRQCKFLHDTLDTVHEVSKLIKYSPKRDSTLQTLKVEMSPNTPGSRVLCPTRWTVRAASLQSVLDNYTVLQTLWDTSYEQTNDLEIHSRIVGVRSQMESFNLFFGVHQGHIILQHTDNLSRTLQ from the coding sequence ATGGCAATACACATCATCCATAAAGTGGCCAGCAACATCAAGACAAACGAGTTCTACACGATAATTGCTGACGAGAAAACAGACAAGTCCAACCGAGAACAAGTGGTATTAGTCTTCAGACACGTGGACGAGGACTTAAATGTACACGAGGACTTTGTTGGGTTTCACCAAGTACATTCCATTGACGCCACTACAATGACGTCGGTCATAGAAGACACTCTTCTAAGAATGAATCTATCCTTGAGCCAGTTCAGAGGGCAGTGTTATGACGGGGCCAGCAACATGACCGGAGCGAAGCGTGGTGTGGCGACCAACATCTTAGCCAAGGAGGAGCAAGCTGTGTTCAAGCATTGCTACGGACATGAGCTCAATCTAGCTGTTGGGGACTGTGTACGTCAGTGCAAGTTCTTGCATGACACCTTGGATACGGTGCATGAAGTCTCCAAACTGATTAAGTATTCACCAAAGAGGGACAGTACCTTACAGACCCTGAAGGTGGAGATGAGCCCCAATACCCCTGGGTCTCGTGTACTGTGCCCCACGAGATGGACAGTGCGTGCAGCAAGCCTGCAAAGTGTCTTAGACAACTACACTGTGTTACAGACCTTGTGGGACACCAGCTATGAGCAGACCAACGACTTGGAGATCCATTCCAGGATAGTAGGCGTGCGGTCTCAGATGGAGAGCTTCAACCTCTTCTTTGGTGTCCACCAGGGTCACATCATCCTGCAACATACAGACAACTTGAGCCGCACCCTACAATAG